The following nucleotide sequence is from Sphingomonas panacisoli.
TATCGGGGCGGCTATCACGATTTTGTGATCGAAACCGGCGGCGTCCGGGTGTTTCCGCGACTGGTGTCGGCCGAGCATCGGTCGACCTTTTCCCGCGCGACGGTGCCGATCGACAATTTCGAACTCAACAAGCTGCTCGGCGGCGGGTTCGAGCGCGGGGCGAGCAACCTCATCCTCGGCCCCGCAGGAACGGGCAAGTCGTTGCTGACGCTCAGCTTCGTCAAATCAGCGATCGAGCGCGGCGAGAACGCGGCGATGTTCATCTTCGACGAGGAACTCGGCTTGCTGTTCGAGCGATCTAAGGGACTGGGCATCCATCTCGAAACGATGGTCGAATCGGGCAAACTGGTGATCGAGCAGATCGACGCGGCGGAACTAACCCCGGGAGAATTTTCAGAACGCGTGCGCGTATGCGTCGAGAAATATGGCGCGCGTACTGTGGTGATCGACAGCCTCAACGGCTATCAGGCGGCAATGCCCGAGGAGCAGGCGCTCGTCCTCCACATGCACGAACTGCTGCAATATCTGAACCGGCAGGGCGTCACGACCTTCCTGACGGTCGCCCAGCACGGCCTGGTCGGCGACATGAAGGCGCCGGTTGACGTCACCTATCTCGCCGACACCGTCATTCTGCTGCGATATTTCGAAGCCTTAGGCCGGGTCCGTCGGGCGATCTCGATCGTTAAGAAGCGGACGGGCTCGCACGAGGACACGATCCGGGAATTCATGATCGGTAGCAACGGCATCACGCTGGGCGAACCGCTGACCGGATTCCAAGGCGTGCTGCGTGGCGTGCCCAACCTGGTCGGCGATGGCGCCGGCTTACTGGATATGGCCAAAGCGTGATCAGCCGTTGAACCGCACGATTTCTGAAGGTGCCGTCATCTTGGCGCCG
It contains:
- a CDS encoding ATPase domain-containing protein encodes the protein MINCETGVAGLDEILAGGLSKGRLFLVEGSPGTGKTTLASQFLMAGAEAGEKVLYITLSETEEELRDGALSHGWTFDNKFEVFELVPPESLLDDQQQQSLLYSSDLELGETTRRIFEVFERVKPSRVVLDSLSEIRLLAQSSLRYRRQILALKHYFSNNDATVLMLDDLTADVMDKTVHSVAHAVIRLEELSPNYGAERRRMRVLKYRGRRYRGGYHDFVIETGGVRVFPRLVSAEHRSTFSRATVPIDNFELNKLLGGGFERGASNLILGPAGTGKSLLTLSFVKSAIERGENAAMFIFDEELGLLFERSKGLGIHLETMVESGKLVIEQIDAAELTPGEFSERVRVCVEKYGARTVVIDSLNGYQAAMPEEQALVLHMHELLQYLNRQGVTTFLTVAQHGLVGDMKAPVDVTYLADTVILLRYFEALGRVRRAISIVKKRTGSHEDTIREFMIGSNGITLGEPLTGFQGVLRGVPNLVGDGAGLLDMAKA